Proteins found in one Brevibacillus brevis genomic segment:
- a CDS encoding helix-turn-helix transcriptional regulator: MKIDVNQLAEHLAHIPFQVEGVYRYAKNPGVPYAEYTDSFPGFVFPLTGKVQFQFNGTPYIFSPGKVVHGGARMKLAQKMFGNTNWEYILVLYRIYNSELEETSFSHQHFELSTGQSPRLIELIMRLWHVYNQPGGISMFQTEMLFRDVLNETLLCVVNRQNSCESQTLFERVSHYIHEYYDQSLTIASLAEQYNVNRNRLSYVFRRHAGMGPAEYILKHRINMAQEMLFTSEASVQQIAQTVGIADPFYFSRVFKKQLGISPTEYREKFINNPC; encoded by the coding sequence GTGAAAATCGACGTTAATCAGTTAGCGGAGCATTTGGCACACATTCCTTTTCAAGTAGAAGGAGTATATCGATATGCGAAAAATCCAGGTGTACCTTACGCTGAATATACAGATTCTTTTCCTGGATTTGTGTTTCCACTTACAGGGAAGGTACAATTTCAATTTAATGGAACGCCTTATATCTTTTCGCCAGGAAAAGTTGTGCATGGCGGTGCAAGAATGAAACTAGCTCAAAAAATGTTCGGTAACACAAACTGGGAATATATCCTTGTTTTATACCGGATATATAACTCAGAACTAGAAGAGACAAGCTTTTCCCATCAGCATTTTGAATTATCAACGGGTCAATCTCCTCGTCTGATTGAATTAATTATGCGCCTTTGGCATGTGTATAATCAGCCTGGTGGCATTTCGATGTTTCAGACCGAAATGCTGTTTCGTGATGTACTGAATGAAACCTTATTATGTGTTGTGAATAGGCAGAATAGCTGTGAATCACAAACTTTGTTCGAACGGGTATCTCATTATATTCATGAATACTATGATCAAAGCCTTACAATAGCATCGCTTGCAGAACAATATAACGTGAATCGAAATCGACTGTCTTATGTATTTAGAAGACATGCAGGTATGGGACCAGCGGAATACATATTAAAACATCGTATAAACATGGCGCAAGAAATGCTATTTACAAGTGAAGCGTCTGTACAACAAATTGCGCAAACGGTTGGAATTGCTGACCCGTTTTATTTTAGTAGAGTGTTCAAGAAACAACTTGGTATCTCTCCTACTGAATATCGAGAGAAGTTCATCAATAATCCATGCTAA
- a CDS encoding ABC transporter substrate-binding protein, which yields MQKMKGLLISMLLVAGILAGCNETPAENKGSTTEGASTTAGKVDTTEWPRTFKDALGKEIVIEKKPENIASLWYFYPEILVALGESPAASTEKEYLSSLTYLKGKLDSADELGEKLSPNIEKILSIEPDIILATENHEKMYDSLGKIAPVITLKSKDIYDDWQYGLRTVAEIIGKEDEAEKVIDKMMKEIITGREALKSIEGESVALILSWDGKTFNVLGEGNPVYILAFDKEKGLGLTPDHIFKGTTNKFTTFEGISTVEADHIFLIGDITKKEKLMNDLKQSNVWNNLNAVKKGNVHLMDTSAITGGPLAIEYALQNITSALRKL from the coding sequence ATGCAAAAGATGAAAGGCCTGCTAATCTCCATGTTATTAGTAGCAGGCATACTGGCAGGTTGTAATGAAACACCTGCTGAAAATAAAGGATCAACGACAGAAGGCGCATCTACAACAGCAGGTAAGGTAGATACAACTGAATGGCCAAGAACATTTAAGGATGCCTTAGGTAAAGAAATTGTTATTGAGAAAAAACCAGAAAATATTGCTTCATTATGGTATTTTTATCCTGAAATACTAGTTGCATTAGGTGAGTCGCCTGCTGCTTCTACTGAAAAAGAGTATCTATCTTCTTTAACCTATTTAAAAGGAAAGCTGGATTCTGCTGATGAATTAGGAGAAAAATTATCACCTAATATTGAAAAAATCCTATCGATAGAGCCTGACATTATTTTAGCAACTGAGAATCATGAAAAAATGTATGATTCACTAGGAAAGATTGCGCCAGTCATTACGTTAAAATCCAAGGACATCTATGACGATTGGCAATATGGACTCCGAACAGTAGCCGAGATTATTGGAAAAGAAGATGAAGCGGAAAAAGTCATTGATAAAATGATGAAAGAAATCATAACTGGGCGCGAAGCATTAAAATCGATTGAAGGAGAGTCAGTAGCCCTTATATTGTCGTGGGATGGAAAAACGTTTAATGTCCTGGGTGAAGGAAATCCGGTCTATATACTTGCGTTTGATAAAGAGAAGGGACTGGGACTTACACCAGACCATATATTTAAAGGTACGACTAATAAATTTACTACGTTTGAAGGAATATCAACGGTTGAAGCAGACCATATTTTCCTTATCGGTGACATTACCAAAAAGGAAAAATTAATGAATGACTTAAAACAAAGCAATGTGTGGAATAATCTCAATGCCGTTAAGAAAGGAAATGTTCATTTAATGGATACGTCTGCTATTACTGGTGGCCCATTAGCTATCGAATACGCTTTACAAAATATAACAAGTGCCTTGCGTAAGCTCTAA
- a CDS encoding S1C family serine protease yields the protein MGFYDDFTHVERKKQRGSNIGRMVVTSVTSAVIGGMVVLLTLPTLSNAGYINMVKPGTENAISSNASASASNLFAKPVSVSVGSGTVDAVKQVENAIVGVINIGQRRNSWMQNSMDVEQGQGSGVIFQKKGGKAYIVTNYHVIDKAQKLEVALPTGEKVSAKVVGADGYADLAVLEIDASKVTDVAEFGDSSTLQVGEPAIAIGNPLGMQFSRTVTQGIISSKERSMPMDFNEDGQDDWELDVIQTDAAINPGNSGGALVNIEGQVIGINTLKISKAGVEGLGFALPINDVKVIVDQLMEKGTLQRSYLGVQPLDLANVPRYEWKETLNLPDNVNTGVVVQTEVGKFSPAGQAGLRQFDVIVKLDDKNISTSAQLRKYLTMNKKPGDTMDVTYYRDGIQKTAKVKLTAPPQQ from the coding sequence ATGGGTTTTTATGATGATTTCACTCACGTGGAGCGAAAAAAACAACGCGGTTCTAACATTGGGCGTATGGTTGTGACGTCGGTGACGTCCGCGGTAATTGGGGGGATGGTCGTCCTGCTCACGCTGCCGACTCTCTCCAATGCGGGATATATTAATATGGTTAAGCCTGGAACAGAAAATGCGATAAGCAGCAATGCCTCCGCTTCTGCTTCTAACCTGTTTGCCAAGCCAGTATCTGTTAGTGTGGGATCGGGTACAGTAGATGCGGTGAAACAAGTAGAAAATGCAATCGTTGGTGTAATCAACATCGGTCAGCGCAGAAACAGTTGGATGCAGAATTCGATGGATGTAGAGCAGGGCCAAGGCTCTGGTGTCATCTTTCAGAAAAAAGGCGGAAAGGCCTACATCGTTACGAACTATCACGTAATCGATAAGGCGCAAAAACTGGAGGTCGCCCTGCCAACTGGTGAAAAAGTATCGGCAAAAGTGGTCGGCGCCGATGGTTACGCCGATCTGGCTGTACTGGAAATCGACGCCTCCAAGGTTACGGACGTTGCCGAGTTTGGTGATTCCTCTACCTTACAGGTGGGCGAGCCGGCCATTGCTATTGGGAACCCATTGGGCATGCAGTTCTCCCGGACGGTTACACAAGGTATCATCAGTTCCAAGGAACGCTCCATGCCCATGGACTTTAACGAAGATGGTCAGGACGACTGGGAGCTGGATGTCATTCAAACAGACGCAGCGATCAACCCTGGTAACAGCGGTGGAGCCCTCGTAAATATCGAGGGTCAGGTCATCGGAATTAACACCTTGAAAATTTCCAAAGCAGGTGTCGAAGGGTTAGGTTTTGCCCTCCCGATCAATGATGTCAAAGTAATCGTGGACCAACTGATGGAAAAAGGCACGCTGCAACGTTCTTACCTCGGTGTGCAGCCACTCGACTTGGCCAATGTGCCGCGTTACGAATGGAAAGAAACCTTGAATCTGCCTGACAATGTGAATACTGGCGTCGTCGTGCAAACAGAGGTAGGCAAATTCTCTCCTGCGGGTCAAGCAGGCTTGAGACAATTCGACGTCATCGTCAAGCTGGATGACAAGAACATTTCCACAAGCGCTCAGCTTCGCAAGTATTTGACGATGAACAAAAAGCCGGGCGATACGATGGACGTTACGTACTATCGTGACGGTATCCAGAAGACTGCCAAAGTGAAGCTGACCGCTCCGCCACAGCAGTAA
- a CDS encoding MBL fold metallo-hydrolase produces the protein MRFSVLASGSTGNAIYVATDRISVLIDVGITGKQAEAALETIGVNPGDLSAILVTHEHVDHIKGVGVMARRYGLPIYANEKTWSELDGQIGTIKEDQRRFFSVGEKKELEDLGIESFGISHDAAEPMGFCFYHGKKKLSVATDLGYVSDRIKETIRGADAYVFESNHDVELLRMSQYPWSIKRRILSDVGHLSNEAAGDALLDCLTGGAERVYLAHLSKENNMIDLARLTVKNILEERGMSVGDDVHLRDTYPDRPTKLEEL, from the coding sequence GTGAGATTTAGTGTGTTGGCAAGCGGGAGTACGGGCAACGCCATTTATGTGGCAACAGACCGTATTTCCGTATTAATCGATGTAGGCATTACAGGAAAGCAGGCAGAAGCGGCACTGGAGACCATTGGTGTCAATCCAGGGGATCTCAGCGCCATTCTCGTCACCCATGAGCACGTCGACCATATTAAAGGGGTCGGCGTCATGGCGCGGCGATATGGATTGCCGATTTACGCCAATGAAAAGACGTGGTCGGAGCTGGATGGGCAAATCGGGACGATCAAGGAAGATCAGCGACGCTTCTTTTCTGTGGGGGAAAAGAAAGAGTTGGAGGATTTGGGCATCGAGTCATTCGGAATCTCGCACGATGCCGCCGAGCCGATGGGCTTCTGTTTTTATCATGGCAAGAAAAAGCTCAGTGTCGCGACTGACTTGGGGTATGTGAGTGATCGCATTAAAGAGACGATTCGTGGAGCAGATGCGTATGTGTTCGAGTCCAATCATGATGTCGAGCTGTTGCGCATGTCTCAGTACCCTTGGAGCATCAAGAGACGTATCTTGAGTGATGTCGGGCACTTGTCCAATGAAGCGGCGGGCGATGCTTTGCTCGATTGTCTAACAGGCGGGGCAGAACGCGTGTACCTCGCCCATTTGAGTAAGGAAAACAACATGATTGATTTGGCCAGACTGACGGTCAAAAACATCTTGGAGGAGCGGGGCATGTCTGTTGGTGACGATGTGCATCTGCGCGATACGTACCCGGATCGACCTACCAAGCTGGAAGAGTTATAA
- a CDS encoding SRPBCC family protein has product MTPNSESKELVITREIHAPRELVFQVWTEAEHLKHWWGPKGFEISVKHLDFREGGFFHYSMQAPDGSQMWGKFVYQEIKAPEKIVWINCFSDEAGNIVRSPFSDWIPLEIRNEVTMSDNNGTTQITLCSRPINATKEERNFFEGMFDSMKQGFGGTFDQLEQYLSEGKTSQSVQ; this is encoded by the coding sequence ATGACGCCCAACTCGGAAAGCAAAGAGTTAGTAATAACGCGTGAGATTCATGCGCCACGCGAACTTGTATTTCAAGTATGGACTGAAGCAGAGCACCTGAAGCACTGGTGGGGGCCGAAAGGGTTTGAAATAAGTGTAAAGCATCTCGATTTTCGTGAGGGCGGATTTTTCCACTACAGTATGCAAGCTCCTGATGGCAGTCAAATGTGGGGTAAATTTGTGTACCAGGAGATCAAGGCTCCCGAGAAGATTGTCTGGATCAACTGCTTTTCAGATGAGGCAGGAAACATTGTCAGGTCTCCATTCAGTGATTGGATCCCGCTCGAAATTCGCAATGAGGTAACAATGAGCGATAATAATGGTACAACCCAAATAACCCTTTGCAGCCGACCGATCAATGCTACTAAAGAAGAGCGCAACTTCTTTGAGGGGATGTTCGATTCCATGAAGCAGGGCTTCGGAGGAACTTTTGATCAGCTTGAACAATATTTGTCGGAGGGAAAAACTAGCCAAAGCGTCCAATAG
- the rlmH gene encoding 23S rRNA (pseudouridine(1915)-N(3))-methyltransferase RlmH: MQISIITVGKLKEKYLREGIDEYSKRLSAYCKLQVIEVNDEKAPEEMSAAEMEQVKRKEGERILAQIKQDQYVIALAIDGQMWSSEKLSAEMDKLALHGRSQVAFVIGGSLGLADQVLKRADALLSFSKMTFPHQLVRLVLLEQVYRAFRISRGEPYHK, translated from the coding sequence ATGCAAATTTCGATTATTACGGTAGGGAAGCTGAAGGAGAAATATTTGCGTGAGGGCATTGATGAATACAGCAAGCGTCTGTCTGCTTACTGCAAGCTGCAAGTGATCGAGGTCAATGATGAAAAGGCGCCAGAAGAGATGAGCGCGGCGGAGATGGAGCAGGTGAAGCGCAAGGAAGGCGAGCGCATCCTGGCGCAGATCAAGCAGGATCAGTATGTGATTGCGCTGGCGATTGATGGGCAAATGTGGTCGTCGGAGAAGCTGTCTGCGGAGATGGACAAGCTGGCTTTGCATGGGCGCAGTCAGGTGGCGTTTGTGATTGGCGGGTCGTTGGGGTTGGCGGATCAGGTGTTGAAGCGGGCGGATGCTTTGTTGTCGTTTTCGAAGATGACGTTTCCGCATCAGTTGGTGAGGTTGGTGCTGCTTGAGCAGGTTTATCGGGCGTTTCGGATTAGTCGGGGGGAGCCTTATCATAAGTAG
- a CDS encoding HD domain-containing protein → MTSLFIIPESKLSVDATHYVRELSTQTLFNHLMRTYAFGYMIAQKNDLNIDMELLYLGAIMHDLGLTEPFADRERTFEIEGGEAACHFLVQHGYPIEKAEIVQKAVELHATVEAEKNQPEIALVHLGVMVDAGFRVDLFPKDLLQQIIEDYPRLGINQKMIEHFTYQLQKKNDTKLIPIIEAAKHHSHFSE, encoded by the coding sequence ATGACTTCACTGTTTATTATTCCAGAAAGCAAGCTGTCGGTTGATGCCACTCATTATGTGCGAGAACTTTCAACCCAAACACTATTCAATCATTTGATGAGAACATATGCTTTTGGATATATGATCGCTCAGAAGAATGATCTGAACATTGACATGGAATTGCTATATCTCGGTGCCATCATGCATGACTTGGGCTTGACCGAACCATTTGCAGACAGAGAGCGTACTTTTGAAATCGAGGGCGGAGAGGCGGCTTGCCATTTCTTGGTTCAACATGGTTATCCAATCGAAAAAGCGGAAATCGTACAAAAAGCGGTCGAACTGCACGCCACGGTCGAAGCAGAAAAAAACCAACCTGAGATTGCTCTGGTACATTTAGGGGTTATGGTTGATGCAGGTTTTCGGGTCGATCTTTTTCCAAAGGATCTTCTCCAGCAGATCATCGAAGACTATCCACGACTCGGGATTAATCAAAAAATGATCGAGCATTTTACTTACCAACTTCAGAAAAAAAACGATACGAAATTGATTCCGATTATCGAAGCAGCGAAACATCACTCCCATTTCAGTGAGTGA
- a CDS encoding IS256 family transposase, with product MMSKEQIKQWIKEKNMKSVDDVQSALKDLFAETIQEMLEAEMESSLGYAKHDMKNKRTTNSRNGYSKKTVRSEYGEVDIQIPRDREGEFEPAIVRKHQSNVTGIEDQILALYAKGVSTRDIQDHLQQLYGIEVSPTLISNVTNKIVPLIKEWQNRPLQSVYAVVFLDAIHFKVKQDGAIVNKAAYMVIGIDLDGHKDVLGIWVGENESAKFWLHVLNELKNRGVQDILITSVDNLRGFTEAISACYPKTEIQKCVIHQIRNSIKYVSYKDLKRVTAELKPIYKAPTEQAALEEFDQFEQTWGSKYPLMVRSWRSNWEEIATFFKYPPEIRKLIYTTNVIESYHRQLRKVTKGKAIFPTDDALLKMLYLVTMDVLRKWTGRVHNWGQILMQLSVFFEDRVRPHIR from the coding sequence ATGATGTCAAAAGAGCAGATCAAGCAGTGGATCAAGGAGAAAAACATGAAGTCTGTGGACGATGTTCAGTCAGCCTTGAAGGATTTGTTTGCTGAAACGATCCAAGAAATGCTCGAAGCTGAGATGGAGTCCTCACTTGGATATGCCAAGCATGACATGAAAAACAAGCGAACAACCAATAGCCGCAACGGTTATAGCAAAAAAACGGTTCGCTCCGAGTATGGCGAAGTCGATATTCAAATTCCTCGTGATCGTGAGGGAGAATTTGAGCCTGCCATCGTAAGGAAGCACCAGTCCAATGTAACAGGGATCGAAGATCAAATCCTCGCGCTGTATGCAAAAGGCGTATCCACACGTGATATTCAAGATCATCTACAGCAGCTCTATGGCATCGAAGTCTCACCAACACTCATTTCTAATGTCACGAACAAAATCGTTCCACTGATTAAAGAGTGGCAAAATCGCCCCTTGCAATCGGTATATGCCGTTGTTTTCTTAGACGCTATTCACTTTAAAGTAAAACAGGACGGGGCTATCGTCAACAAGGCTGCCTATATGGTCATTGGCATTGACCTTGACGGTCATAAAGATGTCCTTGGTATCTGGGTTGGCGAGAATGAATCGGCTAAATTCTGGCTACATGTACTCAATGAACTGAAAAACCGTGGAGTCCAGGATATTCTCATTACTAGCGTCGATAACCTCCGAGGCTTTACGGAGGCTATTTCAGCATGTTATCCAAAGACAGAGATTCAGAAGTGTGTCATCCATCAAATACGTAACTCTATTAAATATGTTTCCTATAAGGATTTAAAGAGAGTGACAGCTGAACTAAAGCCTATTTACAAGGCTCCAACGGAGCAAGCTGCACTGGAAGAATTCGATCAGTTTGAGCAAACTTGGGGGAGTAAATATCCCTTAATGGTACGCTCCTGGCGTTCCAACTGGGAGGAGATTGCGACCTTCTTTAAATATCCTCCAGAGATTCGAAAGCTGATCTATACAACTAATGTTATTGAAAGTTACCATCGTCAACTTCGAAAAGTAACGAAGGGAAAAGCTATATTTCCGACAGACGATGCCCTTCTAAAGATGTTATATCTCGTAACCATGGATGTCTTACGAAAATGGACGGGAAGGGTCCACAATTGGGGACAGATTCTCATGCAGCTATCTGTTTTCTTTGAGGATCGCGTACGGCCACACATCCGTTAA
- a CDS encoding TetR/AcrR family transcriptional regulator, which translates to MKKGEQTRRHIICKSAELFNLQGYAGVSLNEIINATGIQKGGIYKHFVNKDEIAMEAFEYAADTVFEQFVAAVSSRQSAMEKLISMFELYSNVVDSPPFVGGCPVMNAAIEYDDGHPLLREKTQNRMRDFISFIKNILHEGITNGEFKSSIDQDGAASFLMAALEGGIMLSKLEADNRHIHYIKDHVSAFLKTLEA; encoded by the coding sequence ATGAAAAAAGGTGAGCAAACCCGAAGACACATCATTTGCAAATCAGCCGAGCTTTTTAACCTTCAAGGATATGCTGGTGTCTCTCTCAACGAAATCATAAATGCTACGGGAATTCAGAAAGGGGGCATCTATAAACATTTCGTCAATAAGGATGAAATTGCGATGGAAGCCTTTGAATATGCCGCCGACACTGTATTCGAGCAATTTGTAGCAGCTGTCAGTTCTCGGCAATCTGCTATGGAAAAACTGATCAGTATGTTTGAACTGTACAGTAATGTGGTTGACTCTCCTCCATTTGTGGGAGGCTGCCCCGTGATGAACGCGGCCATTGAGTACGATGATGGGCATCCATTGCTGCGCGAGAAAACCCAGAATCGCATGCGAGACTTTATATCATTTATAAAGAACATCTTGCATGAGGGCATAACGAATGGGGAATTCAAATCGAGCATCGATCAAGATGGCGCAGCCTCTTTTCTTATGGCCGCGCTTGAAGGCGGGATTATGTTGAGCAAACTGGAAGCTGATAATCGGCATATTCATTACATTAAAGATCATGTATCTGCTTTTTTGAAGACATTGGAAGCCTAA
- a CDS encoding CxxH/CxxC protein: protein MNGKEAFDMDMKMKSLQIEGKEVELLAEYPVRFACMEHLEQELDDYVNDFEAAPDTYAAQAIEGDGVDKRCRECGEPGQIALLKEKGM from the coding sequence ATGAACGGAAAAGAGGCATTTGATATGGACATGAAGATGAAAAGCTTGCAAATAGAAGGAAAAGAAGTTGAGCTGTTGGCGGAATATCCGGTGCGGTTTGCTTGTATGGAGCATTTGGAGCAGGAGTTGGATGATTACGTAAATGATTTTGAGGCGGCGCCGGATACGTATGCGGCACAGGCGATTGAGGGCGATGGAGTAGACAAGCGTTGCCGGGAATGTGGAGAGCCTGGGCAGATTGCGCTTTTGAAAGAGAAGGGAATGTAG